A single window of Oreochromis aureus strain Israel breed Guangdong linkage group 5, ZZ_aureus, whole genome shotgun sequence DNA harbors:
- the LOC116315060 gene encoding LOW QUALITY PROTEIN: transcription factor HES-5-like (The sequence of the model RefSeq protein was modified relative to this genomic sequence to represent the inferred CDS: substituted 1 base at 1 genomic stop codon) produces the protein MAPTVSPVMTNSQDHLTLTHKLTKPLVEKIRRXRINSSIEQLKSLLGPEFLKQQPDSKLEKADILEMTVCFLTRLQQ, from the exons ATGGCACCTACAGTCTCTCCAGTAATGACTAATTCTCAGGACCATCTCACTCTGACTCATAAG CTCACAAAGCCTCTGGTGGAGAAGATCCGCAGATAGAGAATCAACAGCAGTATTGAACAGCTCAAGTCTCTCCTGGGTCCAGAGTTCCTCAAACAGCAGCCAGACTCCAAACTGGAGAAGGCAGACATCCTGGAGATGACCGTTTGCTTCCTGACAAGACTGCAGCAATAG
- the LOC116315034 gene encoding transcription factor HES-5-like, with product MAPTVSPVMTNSQDHLVLTHKLTKPLVEKIRRERINSSIEQLKSLLGPEFLKQQPDSKLEKADILEMTVCFLTRLQQQRQAADSAVLDQGYSRCAQEMVNFLSKVEVKTQSQRNLLNHINQLHTFSDKSLSEADFSPLRYTVQTSITKDNTVTSSLWRPW from the exons ATGGCACCTACAGTCTCTCCAGTAATGACTAATTCTCAGGACCATCTTGTTCTGACTCATAAG CTCACAAAGCCTCTGGTGGAGAAGATCCGCAGAGAGAGAATCAACAGCAGTATTGAACAGCTCAAGTCTCTCTTGGGTCCAGAGTTCCTCAAACAGCAGCCAGACTCCAAACTGGAGAAGGCAGACATCCTggagatgactgtttgcttccTGACAAGACTGCAGCAGCAGCGTCAGGCCGCAGACTCAGCAGTTCTTGACCAGGGCTATTCCAGGTGTGCCCAGGAGATGGTGAACTTCCTGTCAAAGGTGGAGGTGAAGACTCAGTCCCAGAGAAACCTGCTGAACCACATCAACCAGCTGCACACTTTCTCTGATAAAAGCCTGAGTGAGGCTGACTTCTCTCCTCTGAGATACACAGTCCAGACCAGCATCACCAAAGACAACACAGTCACCAGCTCCCTCTGGAGGCCGTGGTAG
- the LOC116315085 gene encoding transcription factor HES-5-like has translation MAPTVSPVMTNSQDHVTLTHKLRKPLVEKIRRERINSSIEQLKSLLGPEFLKQQPDSKLEKADILEMTVSILRRLQQQRQAADSAVLDQGYSRCAQEMVNFLSKVEVKTQSQRNLLNHINQLHTSSDKSLSEADFSPLSYTVQTSITKDNTVTSSLWRPW, from the exons ATGGCACCTACAGTCTCTCCAGTAATGACTAATTCTCAGGATCATGTGACTTTGACTCATAAG CTCAGAAAGCCTCTGGTGGAGAAGATCCGCAGAGAGAGAATCAACAGCAGTATTGAACAGCTCAAGTCTCTCCTGGGTCCAGAGTTCCTCAAACAGCAGCCAGACTCCAAACTGGAGAAGGCAGACATCCTGGAGATGACCGTTAGCATCCTGAGAAGACTGCAGCAGCAGCGTCAGGCCGCAGACTCAGCAGTTCTTGACCAGGGCTATTCCAGGTGTGCCCAGGAGATGGTGAACTTCCTGTCAAAGGTAGAGGTGAAGACTCAGTCCCAGAGAAACCTGCTGAACCACATCAACCAGCTGCACACTTCCTCTGATAAAAGCCTGAGTGAGGCTGACTTCTCTCCTCTGAGCTACACAGTCCAGACCAGCATCACCAAAGACAACACAGTCACCAGCTCCCTCTGGAGGCCGTGGTAG
- the LOC116315037 gene encoding protein hairy-like, producing MAPKIPAALNSSEEHLTLTHKLRKPLVEKLRRERINSCIEQLKSLLGPEFLKQQPDSKLEKADILEMTVCFLTQLQQQRNLLTHCNKLQTASDEKLKEADFSPLSSTVQNMITKNKCPINSALWRPW from the exons ATGGCACCTAAAATCCCTGCAGCACTTAACAGTTCTGAGGAGCATCTGACTCTGACTCACAAG CTCAGAAAGCCTCTTGTGGAGAAGTTACGCAGAGAGCGAATCAACTCCTGCATTGAGCAGCTCAAGTCTCTCCTGGGTCCAGAGTTCCTCAAACAGCAGCCAGACTCCAAACTGGAGAAGGCAGACATCCTggagatgactgtttgcttccTGAcacagctacagcagcagagaaaCCTGTTGACGCACTGCAACAAGCTGCAGACTGCCTCTGATGAGAAGCTGAAAGAGGCTGACTTCTCTCCTCTGAGCTCCACAGTCCAGAACATGAtcaccaaaaacaaatgtccaaTCAACAGCGCCCTCTGGAGGCCATGGTAG